A genome region from Bombus vancouverensis nearcticus unplaced genomic scaffold, iyBomVanc1_principal scaffold0059, whole genome shotgun sequence includes the following:
- the LOC143304841 gene encoding uncharacterized protein LOC143304841: MIIKIKISNKENLFITAAYATYENQKDFNYEFNNLFELLQLNKPENYYIIAGDLKAKHTSWKNEINNTRGNFIRNWLDNKSIHYKTNLYSSELPSYPKGGSYLDICLADARLKFQNLRPNNTLNTLAYDSDHNALVFHINKNTSDFLTLETQTETPRYNYKKTDWKKFQNILEQNCDLKIYNNVNLTNRQIDSFIDEIEKHTQIALQKSVPIIKQKNSCEPYINNKIKDLHRDKSYILSKINNIKFNYSYDKREELEFLKYLLHRIKAQLKQEFANSINHYWTNKIKNISKNDSANMFPQINQIFRAKEQNPIPPLKLPPENASLIQEAGITIYNTIKDTEGNFIISKTIEKLDIIGTHFSKIHTQNEHMGREQLNRIIIVETNKLKNELEQDNTLNKTVCTFPNENTADNPKQPDPEINYFTNYNQLNTILSKLNNKKSSGFDGIPNILLKRLPNKIKWYYTVLFNNALNNTYFPRKWKKAKLIAITKKDKDGSSPANLRPISLLPNISKVFEIIINNPLTSFCTKNNIIPENQFGFRHKHSTIHAINKLTLDICWALNAKERVAACLIDLEKAFDTVWIPGLIYKLIKKKFPKHLIKIVWDMITNRTFAMTEGSHSSSKEFSIKNGLQQAFADDLIIYVTGRKTKTIKTELQELFEKINDYYHAWKLKINISKCETILFRPKSSEIGPIEREHCKKFQIREKTDKGALIPHKNCVKYLGVNIDYKLNYKQHTEIQLTKANKAFWKMKKLFHSKHLDSKVKILCYQALIRPIITYGCPIWYNISASQMEKIRIFERKCIRACLSTYRSEHSGFKKYVKNKIIYDLANVHRIDCHILKLIRNHFAQAAKIKENSLIFSCLFPNDTYYKNTLTTGYIPPEAFPYLFIYLLKLQSILALRIFSNFSGVAQ; this comes from the exons atgatcataaaaataaaaataagcaataaggaaaatttattcatcactgcagcctacgcaacctacgaAAACCAGAAAGActttaactacgaattcaataatcttttcgaactcttacagctcaacaaaccggaaaactactatataatagcaggagaccttaaggCAAAGCatacaagctggaaaaacgaaataaacaacacgagaggcaacttcattagaaactggctagacaataaaagcatccactacaaaacaaacttatacagctccgagctaccctcttacccaaaaggaggctcatacctggacatatgcctagcagatgcgcgactaaaattccaaaacctacgtccaaataacACTCTCAataccttagcctatgacagtgaccataacgccctagtatttcacataaacaaaaatacatctgacttcctaacactcgaaactcagaccgagacacccaggtacaattacaaaaagacagactggaaaaagttccaaaacatacttgaacaaaactgcgacctaaagatctacaacaacgtcaacctaacaaatagacaaatcgactcattcatagacgaaatagaaaaacatacacaaatcgctctccaaaaatccgtgccaatcataaaacaaaaaaattcatgcgagccctatatcaacaataaaataaaagatctacaccgagataaaagctacatactctccaaaataaacaatataaaatttaactattcttacgacaaaagagaagaattagaattcctaaagtacctactacacagaataaaagcgcaattgaaacaagaattcgcaaattctataaaccattactggacaaacaaaataaaaaacatctccaaaaacgactcagcaaacatgttcccacaaataaatcaaatctttagagcaaaagaacaaaaccccatcccacctctcaaattgcccccagaaaatgcctccctcatccaagaagcaggtataacgatatacaacaccatcaaagacaccgagggtaacttcataatatctaaaacaatagaaaaactagacattatcggcacccacttttccaaaatacacacgcaaaacgaacacatgggccgagaacaactaaacagaattatcatcgtcgaaacaaacaaactcaaaaatgaattgGAACAAGACAacacgctaaacaaaacagtctgcacattcccaaacgaaaacaccgcagacaaccccaaacaaccagatccagaaataaactacttcacaaattacaatcaactaaacacaatcctctccaaactaaacaacaaaaaatcctccggcttcgacggcatcccaaacatcttactcaagcgcctaccgaacaaaataaaatggtactacacagtactcttcaacaatgctctaaacaacacatacttccccagaaaatggaaaaaagccaaactgatagctataacaaaaaaggataaagacggctcatcgcccgcaaacctacgacccataagtctcctccccaacataagcaaagtatttgaaataatcataaacaaccccctaacctccttctgcacaaaaaataacataatcccagagaatcaattcggcttccgacacaaacactccacaatccacgcaataaacaaactcacgttggacatctgctgggctctaaacgcaaaagaacgagtagccgcctgcttaatagacctcgaaaaagccttcgacacagtctggatcccaggtctcatatacaaattgatcaaaaaaaagttccctaaacacctgattaaaatagtctgggacatgatcacaaacagAACATTCGCAATGACagaaggttcacactcatcaagcaaagaattctccataaaaaacggtctacaacaag ccttcgcagacgacctaatcatctacgtaacaggccgcaaaaccaaaactataaaaacggaactccaagaactctttgagaaaataaacgactattaccacgcatggaaactaaaaatcaacataagtaaatgcgaaaccatactgtttaggcccaagtcaagtgaaatcggcccaatagaaagagaacactgcaaaaaatttcagataagagaaaaaacagacaaaggggccctcataccacacaaaaattgcgtaaaatacttaggggtaaacatagattacaaattaaactacaagcagcacaccgaaattcaacttaccaaggccaataaagcattttggaaaatgaaaaaactattccactccaaacatctcgacagcaaagtaaaaattctatgctatcaagcactaatcagaccgatcataacctacggctgcccaatctggtacaacatatcagcctcccaaatggaaaaaattcgcatattcgaaagaaaatgcatcagagcTTGTCTGAgcacttacagatccgaacacagcggattcaaaaaatacgtaaaaaacaaaataatatacgacctagccaacgttcaccgcatagactgtcacatcctaaagctaatacgaaaccacttcgcgcaagcggcaaagataaaagaaaatagtttaatcttcagctgcttatttccaaatgacacatattacaaaaacactctgacaacaggctacatcccgccagaagctttcccatacctttttatttatttgttgaaattacaatcaattctcgcgttgagaattttcagtaatttttctggcgtggcgcagtga